Below is a genomic region from Catenuloplanes atrovinosus.
ACGCAGCTGAACGTGCGGCTGCTGCGCCGGTGGACGCCGAGCCAGATCCTGGTGAGCGCGCTGCTCGGCGGCCTCGCGGCGGCGGTGGCGCTGGTGGTGTTCGCGGTCGCCGACGTGGGCGGGCTGGCGGGCGTGCTGGTGCCGCTCTGGCTGGTGCTGGCTGCGGCGGGGCTGGCGTTCCCGAACGCGCCCGCGCTGGCGCTGTCCCGGCACGGCGAGGCGGCCGGTACGGCGGCCGCGCTGCTCGGCGCCGGGCAGTTCGGCATCGGCGCGCTGGCCGCGCCGGCGGTCGGCGTGCTCGGGTCGAACGCGACGGCCATGGCCGCGGTGATCGCGGGCAGCCTCGCGGCGGCGACGCTGGTGCTGTTCACGCTGGCGCGGCCGTGGCGGCTGGCCGAGCCGTCGGGCACGGACGCCGTGGTGGCGGTGCACTGACCGCGCGGGGCCCGCACGCCGCAAAGACGTGCGGGCCCGCGACTTGTTGACGCTACAACCTTCGCGGGCGTACCGTGTTGGTTGTAGGTACAACAAAGGAGTCCGCATGGCACCCGCCCCGCTCAGCACGACCGCGGCGGCCGACGCCCGCATCCCCGCGGGGCACCCGTTCGCCGCGCACCTGCGCCGCGCCGCCGACCTGCGCCGCGACGCCGCCCACCGGCCGTGGACCGCGGCCGACGGGCCGCTGCCCAGCCTGTACATCAGCCACGGCGCGCCGATGCTGTTCGAGATGACCGAGTGGATGACGCAGCTGCACAGCTGGGCGCGCTCGCTGCCCCGGCCGGCCGGCATCGTGATCGTCTCCGCGCACTGGGAGTCCGCGCCGCTCAGCGTCAGCAGCACCGAGCCGGGCGAGCTGGTCTACGACTTCGGCGGGTTCCACCCGATGTACTACCGGATGCGGTACGACACGCCGTCCGCCGCGCGCCTGGCCGAGCGGATCGCCGCGCTGATGCCGGACACCGAGCCGGTGCACGAGCACCGCGGCCGCGGCCTGGACCACGGCGCCTGGGTCCCGCTGAAGATCATGTACCCGGAGGCGGACATCCCGGTCCTGCAGCTCAGCATGCCCACGCACGACCCGGACCGCCTGATGGACCTGGGCCGGCGGCTGCGCA
It encodes:
- a CDS encoding dioxygenase family protein — translated: MAPAPLSTTAAADARIPAGHPFAAHLRRAADLRRDAAHRPWTAADGPLPSLYISHGAPMLFEMTEWMTQLHSWARSLPRPAGIVIVSAHWESAPLSVSSTEPGELVYDFGGFHPMYYRMRYDTPSAARLAERIAALMPDTEPVHEHRGRGLDHGAWVPLKIMYPEADIPVLQLSMPTHDPDRLMDLGRRLRTLRESGVLVIGSGYMTHGLPFVDWRRPDAVPGWSSDFDAWAAEALGRGDVDELAAFRDRAPGMPYAHPTVEHFTPLFVTLGAATDPAAPPLSVIDGYSIGLAKRSLQAA